The following coding sequences lie in one Arabidopsis thaliana chromosome 3, partial sequence genomic window:
- a CDS encoding FG-GAP repeat-containing protein (FG-GAP repeat-containing protein; FUNCTIONS IN: molecular_function unknown; INVOLVED IN: cell-matrix adhesion; LOCATED IN: integrin complex, integral to membrane, plasma membrane; EXPRESSED IN: 24 plant structures; EXPRESSED DURING: 13 growth stages; Has 99 Blast hits to 94 proteins in 41 species: Archae - 0; Bacteria - 0; Metazoa - 7; Fungi - 0; Plants - 47; Viruses - 0; Other Eukaryotes - 45 (source: NCBI BLink).), whose protein sequence is MRKRDLAILMLSGFAIFFTLQHEGDFAFKEAWFHLYDEYPVKYEADRLPPPIVADLNGDGKKEVLVATNDAKIQVLEPHSRRVDEGFSEARVLAEITLLPDKIRVASGRRAVAMATGVIDRYYKNGTPQKQVVVVVTSGWSVLCFDHNLKKLWETNLQEDFPHNAHHREIAISISNYTLKHGDTGLVIVGGRMEMQPYNHMDPFEELGMTAQNADQHRRSATENQASEDSGAINLRHFSVYAFAGKTGLLRWSKKTDDVEAHTSDASQLIPQHNYKLDVHALNSRHPGEFECREFRESILSVMPHRWDRREDTLLKLAHFRRHKRKTLKKQAGSKSTAYPFHKPEEHTPAGKDLSRKIPKLIGKAARYAGSAKPKKGMQYIPTITNYTKLWWVPNVVVAHQKEGIEAIHLPTGRTLCKLSLLEGGLHADINGDGVLDHVQTVGGNVGERTVVSGSMEVLKPCWAVATSGVPIREQLFNVSICHHSPFNFLHYGGDYSRHFAQARDTSTLEIATPILIPRDDGHKHRKGSHGDVIFLTNRGEVTSYTPDVHGHDAVWQWQLQTEATWSNLPSPSGLTESGTVVPTLKPFSLRIHDNQPMILAGGDQAAVIISPGGSILASIELPSQPTHALITDDFSNDGLTDVIVMTSNGVYGFVQTRQPGALFFSSLVGCLLVVMAVIFVTQHLNSIQGKPRPSSSF, encoded by the exons ATGAGGAAACGCGATTTGGCTATTTTGATGCTCTCTGGATTTGCTATATTCTTCACTCTTCAG CACGAGGGTGATTTTGCGTTCAAAGAAGCATGGTTTCATTTGTATGATGAATACCCAGTCAAATACGAAGCTGATCGTCTCCCACCACCTATTGTAGCTGATCTTAATGGTGATGGAAAGAAGGAGGTTCTCGTTGCTACTAATGATGCCAAAATTCAG GTTCTGGAGCCTCATTCCAGGCGTGTGGATGAAGGTTTTAGTGAAGCACGTGTTCTTGCGGAAATCACTCTTTTGCCTGACAAGATCCGTGTTGCGTCAGGGAGACGTGCTGTGGCCATGGCCACAGGTGTTATTGATAGGTACTATAAAAATGGAACTCCCCAGAAGCAGGTTGTGGTCGTTGTTACCTCAGGTTGGTCTGTGCTCTGCTTTGATCACAACCTGAAAAAGCTGTGGGAAACGAATCTGCAG GAGGATTTCCCACATAATGCACACCATAGAGAGATAGCAATTTCGATAAGCAATTACACATTGAAGCATGGTGATACGGGTTTGGTTATTGTTGGTGGACGGATGGAGATGCAGCCATAT AATCACATGGACCCATTTGAGGAACTTGGCATGACAGCACAAAATGCTGATCAACACAGAAGAAGTGCTACTGAGAATCAG GCCTCTGAAGATTCTGGAGCCATAAACTTGCGTCACTTTTCTGTCTATGCATTTGCTGGCAAGACTGGCCTTCTTCGATGGAGTAAAAAGACTGAT GATGTTGAAGCTCACACCTCAGATGCATCACAATTAATTCCACAACACAATTACAAGCTTGATGTGCATGCTCTAAATAGCCGTCACCCAGGAGAG TTTGAGTGCAGGGAATTTAGAGAATCAATTCTTAGTGTCATGCCCCATCGCTGG GACCGACGTGAAGATACATTATTGAAGCTTGCTCATTTCAGGCGACACAAGAGGAAAACATTGAAGAAGCAGGCTGGTAGTAAGTCTACAGCTTATCCGTTTCACAAACCTGAGGAACACACACCCGCTGGAAAGGACTTGTCAAGAAAGATTCCAAAATTGATTGGAAAGGCTGCACGCTATGCTGGCTCGGCAAAACCCAAGAAG GGTATGCAATACATTCCGACGATAACTAATTACACGAAGCTTTGGTGGGTTCCTAATGTTGTTGTGGCTCATCAAAAGGAAGGAATTGAAGCTATTCATTTGCCTACTGGTCGAACACTTTGCAAG CTTTCTCTACTTGAAGGTGGACTTCACGCCGACATAAACGGAGATGGTGTTCTCGATCATGTCCAG ACTGTCGGAGGCAATGTTGGAGAGAGAACTGTAGTGAGCGGGTCAATGGAAGTGTTGAAGCCTTGCTGGGCAGTGGCAACCTCAGGCGTTCCCATCCGGGAACAGCTCTTTAACGTCTCGATCTGCCATCACTCCCCTTTTAACTTCTTGCACTATGGAGGAGATTACTCACGACACTTCGCCCAGGCAAGAGACACCTCTACTCTGGAGATCGCAACTCCCATTCTCATCCCCAGAGATGATGGACACAAACACCGCAAAGGCAGTCACGGAGATGTAATCTTCTTGACAAACCGTGGAGAG GTGACATCATACACGCCTGATGTGCACGGCCACGACGCAGTCTGGCAATGGCAGCTTCAGACAGAAGCCACATGGTCGAATCTCCCGTCTCCATCGGGTTTAACTGAATCAGGGACGGTGGTCCCAACCCTGAAACCATTCTCGTTGCGCATTCATGATAACCAGCCTATGATCCTTGCCGGGGGAGATCAAGCAGCGGTCATCATCTCTCCGGGAGGAAGCATATTGGCTTCCATCGAATTACCGTCTCAACCGACTCATGCACTTATCACTGATGACTTCTCGAACGATGGTCTAACGGATGTGATTGTGATGACCTCAAATGGGGTTTACGGGTTTGTTCAAACCAGACAGCCAGGGGCTCTGTTCTTCAGTTCGTTGGTGGGTTGTCTCTTAGTAGTTATGGCAGTTATTTTCGTTACTCAGCACTTAAACTCCATTCAAGGTAAGCCTCGACCATCATCTAGCTTTTAA
- the RTH gene encoding RTE1-homolog (RTE1-homolog (RTH); CONTAINS InterPro DOMAIN/s: Protein of unknown function DUF778 (InterPro:IPR008496); BEST Arabidopsis thaliana protein match is: Protein of unknown function (DUF778) (TAIR:AT2G26070.1); Has 35333 Blast hits to 34131 proteins in 2444 species: Archae - 798; Bacteria - 22429; Metazoa - 974; Fungi - 991; Plants - 531; Viruses - 0; Other Eukaryotes - 9610 (source: NCBI BLink).): MGETATDSEHRMMIGLSDPMKIDPKRDRFPCCIVWTPLPFISWLVPFIGHVGICREDGVILDFAGPNFVCVDNFAFGAVSRYIQINKEMESSRSSSSGMFNGERRYEQEEDSHEKEPTWDDALRKSTQEYQHHSYNILTCNCHSFVANNLNRLSIKSGGWNVVNLATLVLFKGRWVNKTAIVKSLLPPLIVYTIGILLGGWTFIASCSILVVLLTGWFIIGTYCFKKLIQL, from the exons ATGGGAGAGACAGCAACAGATTCAGAACATCGCATGATGATCGGATTATCGGATCCTATGAAAATTGATCCCAAAAGAGACCGGTTTCCATGCTGCATTGTTTGGACACCTCTTCCCTTCATTTCATGGCTGGTTCCCTTCATCGGCCACGTCGGTATCTGCAGAGAAGACGGTGTCATCCTCGACTTTGCAGGACCTAATTTTGTCTGTGTTGATAATTTTGCATTTGGAGCTGTTTCTCGATATATtcaaatcaacaaagaaaTG GAGTCATCTCGTTCTTCCAGTTCTGGTATGTTCAATGGTGAGAGGAGATatgagcaagaagaagatagtcATGAGAAAGAGCCAACATGGGATGATGCACTGAGAAAAAGCACGCAAGAGTACCAACATCACTCATATAACATACTCACATGCAACTGTCATTCCTTTGTAGCCAACAACCTGAACCGTCTATCTATAAAGTCAGGCGGATGGAACGTGGTGAATCTCGCGACACTAGTGCTTTTCAAGGGACGTTGGGTGAACAAAACGGCTATAGTAAAGTCCTTGTTGCCTCCACTCATAGTCTACACTATAGGAATCTTACTCGGTGGTTGGACTTTCATTGCCTCCTGCTCGATTCTAGTGGTTTTGCTTACCGGGTGGTTCATCATTGGAACGTATTGTTTCAAGAAACTGATTCAGCTGTAG